One region of Streptomyces sp. CG4 genomic DNA includes:
- a CDS encoding lysylphosphatidylglycerol synthase domain-containing protein, which translates to MTPQGTELAASPVRRRGYWHAGALLAVLLGGLYLARRHWSAVESGAGRLAGADQGWLLLGATAALGTWAASALAQQGAVVRRLPVPRLVAAQFAASAAGHLLPAGLGAGAVNLRFLMRCGLPAGRSASAVAVKATAGGAVRLALIALLTPVCPGLLQVPHPTPAALAVALGVLVLLGALRATPWWARCRLALAVVLADIRALHGCPARAAALWGGSLAFAALHCLVLVSVTRAVALPLPPLQVALLFLAASSAAALLPTPGGLGSLDAALALALTVAGAPGAAAASAVLGYRLLTVWLPLLPGLLVLGVLVRRKAL; encoded by the coding sequence ATGACGCCCCAGGGCACGGAACTCGCCGCATCCCCCGTCCGGCGCCGCGGCTACTGGCACGCCGGCGCCCTCCTCGCCGTCCTCCTCGGCGGCCTGTACCTGGCCCGCCGGCACTGGTCCGCCGTCGAGAGCGGCGCCGGACGGCTGGCCGGCGCCGACCAGGGGTGGCTGCTGCTCGGCGCGACGGCGGCCCTCGGCACCTGGGCGGCCTCGGCGCTCGCCCAGCAGGGTGCGGTCGTCCGGCGGCTGCCCGTACCCCGGCTCGTCGCCGCCCAGTTCGCCGCGTCCGCCGCGGGCCATCTGCTGCCCGCCGGGCTCGGCGCCGGCGCGGTGAACCTGCGGTTCCTGATGCGCTGCGGACTGCCCGCGGGCCGCTCGGCCAGCGCCGTCGCCGTCAAGGCCACCGCGGGCGGCGCCGTCCGCCTGGCGCTGATCGCACTGCTCACCCCGGTCTGCCCGGGCCTGCTGCAGGTGCCGCACCCGACCCCGGCGGCCCTCGCCGTCGCCCTGGGCGTCCTCGTGCTGCTCGGCGCCCTGCGGGCCACCCCCTGGTGGGCGCGCTGCCGGCTGGCCCTCGCGGTCGTCCTGGCCGACATCCGCGCCCTGCACGGCTGCCCCGCGCGAGCGGCGGCGCTGTGGGGCGGCTCCCTCGCCTTCGCCGCGCTGCACTGCCTGGTCCTCGTCTCCGTCACCCGGGCCGTCGCCCTGCCGCTGCCCCCGCTCCAGGTGGCCCTGCTGTTCCTCGCCGCCAGCAGCGCCGCCGCCCTGCTGCCCACCCCGGGCGGCCTCGGCTCCCTGGACGCGGCGCTCGCCCTCGCCCTCACCGTCGCCGGCGCCCCCGGCGCGGCCGCCGCCTCCGCCGTGCTCGGCTACCGGCTGCTGACCGTGTGGCTGCCGCTGCTTCCGGGCCTGCTGGTGCTCGGCGTGCTGGTGCGGCGCAAGGCCCTGTGA